A genomic segment from Carassius auratus strain Wakin chromosome 25, ASM336829v1, whole genome shotgun sequence encodes:
- the LOC113043043 gene encoding probable D-lactate dehydrogenase, mitochondrial isoform X1, translating into MTLFMQALRFSSSRLPFICRRSRTYSTEAGAIERVISAFRSVSGDEGVSVGSAVREQHGRDESAHRCRPPDVVVFPRSVEEVSALAKICHHHQLPIIPFGTGTGLEGGVGALQGGVCFSLRKMDQVLDLHQEDFDVTVEPGVTHRGLNSYLRDTGLWFPVDPGADASLCGMAATSASGTNAVRYGTMRGNVLNLEVVLADGTVLHTAGKGRRPRKTSAGYNLTSLFVGSEGTLGIITKATLRLFGIPESMVSAVCSFPSVQSAVDSTVQILQAGVPIARIEFLDDVMINACNHFNKLSYAVTPTLFLEFHGSSKNMEEQVSITEEITRDNGGSEFAWAEDEETRGRLWKARHDAGYAALALRPGCKAYSTDVCVPISRLPQIIVETKEDLIRNNITGPIAGHVGDGNFHCLIVLDPNDPDEVARVHSFTERLVRRALAMDGTCTGEHGIGLGKRALLREEVGPLAISVMQGIKATLDPKNLMNPGKVL; encoded by the exons atgactttgttcatgCAAGCCCTACGCTTCTCTTCTTCACGGCTGCCGTTTATTTGCAGGAGGTCCAGGACATATTCTACTGAA GCCGGAGCCATCGAGCGGGTCATTTCAGCGTTTCGCTCTGTTAGTGGAGATGAAGGGGTGTCTGTGGGCTCAGCTGTCAGAGAACAGCACGGCAGGGATGAGTCTGCGCACAG GTGCCGACCACCAGATGTGGTGGTGTTTCCTCGGTCTGTAGAGGAGGTCAGTGCCCTTGCCAAAATTTGTCACCACCACCAACTACCCATAATCCCGTTTGGTACAGGGACAGGCCTGGAGGGAGGTGTTGGTGCTCTGCAG GGTGGAGTGTGTTTCAGTCTGAGAAAGATGGATCAGGTTCTTGACCTTCATCAAGAGGATTTTGATGTGACGGTGGAGCCAGGTGTGACACACAGAGGCCTGAACTCATACCTGCGTGACACTGGCCTTTGGTTTCCCGTCG ATCCAGGTGCTGACGCATCTCTCTGTGGCATGGCTGCAACTAGTGCGTCAGGCACTAACGCAGTCCGCTATGGCACGATGCGCGGGAACGTCCTGAACCTGGAGGTGGTTCTAGCAGATGGAACGGTCCTCCACACAGCAGGGAAGGGCCGTCGTCCAAG AAAGACATCTGCTGGTTACAACCTAACTAGCCTTTTTGTGGGCTCGGAGGGAACTTTGGGTATTATTACCAAAGCCACGCTCCGGTTGTTCGGTATTCCTGAAAGTATGGTGTCGGCTGTCTGCTCCTTTCCATCCGTCCAATCAGCGGTGGACAGCACTGTTCAGATCCTGCAAGCTGGAGTGCCCATTGCCCGTATCG AGTTCTTGGACGACGTGATGATAAACGCATGCAATCACTTCAACAAACTGTCCTATGCGGTCACTCCCACCCTCTTCCTGGAGTTCCACGGTAGCTCCAAAAACATGGAAGAGCAAGTGTCCATCACTG AGGAGATCACGCGGGATAACGGAGGCTCAGAATTCGCCTGGGCAGAAGATGAGGAGACTCGTGGCCGGTTATGGAAAGCCCGTCATGATGCGGGGTATGCAGCCCTAGCCCTGAGGCCTGGATGTAAG GCATATTCTACGGATGTCTGTGTGCCAATCTCACGACTGCCTCAGATTATAGTGGAGACAAAGGAAGATCTAATCAGAAACAATATAACCG GTCCTATTGCAGGTCACGTGGGCGATGGAAACTTCCATTGTTTAATAGTACTGGATCCCAATGACCCAGACGAGGTGGCAAGGGTTCACTCCTTCACTGAGAGATTAGTCAG GAGAGCACTGGCGATGGATGGAACTTGTACTGGTGAACATGGGATCGGTCTAGGAAAGCGGGCCCTGCTCAGAGAAGAGGTCGGTCCATTGGCTATATCGGTCATGCAGGGCATCAAGGCCACCCTAGACCCCAAAAACCTCATGAATCCTGGAAAGGTATTATAA
- the LOC113043043 gene encoding probable D-lactate dehydrogenase, mitochondrial isoform X2, protein MTLFMQALRFSSSRLPFICRRSRTYSTEAGAIERVISAFRSVSGDEGVSVGSAVREQHGRDESAHRCRPPDVVVFPRSVEEVSALAKICHHHQLPIIPFGTGTGLEGGVGALQGGVCFSLRKMDQVLDLHQEDFDVTVEPGVTHRGLNSYLRDTGLWFPVDPGADASLCGMAATSASGTNAVRYGTMRGNVLNLEVVLADGTVLHTAGKGRRPRKTSAGYNLTSLFVGSEGTLGIITKATLRLFGIPESMVSAVCSFPSVQSAVDSTVQILQAGVPIARIEFLDDVMINACNHFNKLSYAVTPTLFLEFHGSSKNMEEQVSITEEITRDNGGSEFAWAEDEETRGRLWKARHDAGYAALALRPGCKAYSTDVCVPISRLPQIIVETKEDLIRNNITGHVGDGNFHCLIVLDPNDPDEVARVHSFTERLVRRALAMDGTCTGEHGIGLGKRALLREEVGPLAISVMQGIKATLDPKNLMNPGKVL, encoded by the exons atgactttgttcatgCAAGCCCTACGCTTCTCTTCTTCACGGCTGCCGTTTATTTGCAGGAGGTCCAGGACATATTCTACTGAA GCCGGAGCCATCGAGCGGGTCATTTCAGCGTTTCGCTCTGTTAGTGGAGATGAAGGGGTGTCTGTGGGCTCAGCTGTCAGAGAACAGCACGGCAGGGATGAGTCTGCGCACAG GTGCCGACCACCAGATGTGGTGGTGTTTCCTCGGTCTGTAGAGGAGGTCAGTGCCCTTGCCAAAATTTGTCACCACCACCAACTACCCATAATCCCGTTTGGTACAGGGACAGGCCTGGAGGGAGGTGTTGGTGCTCTGCAG GGTGGAGTGTGTTTCAGTCTGAGAAAGATGGATCAGGTTCTTGACCTTCATCAAGAGGATTTTGATGTGACGGTGGAGCCAGGTGTGACACACAGAGGCCTGAACTCATACCTGCGTGACACTGGCCTTTGGTTTCCCGTCG ATCCAGGTGCTGACGCATCTCTCTGTGGCATGGCTGCAACTAGTGCGTCAGGCACTAACGCAGTCCGCTATGGCACGATGCGCGGGAACGTCCTGAACCTGGAGGTGGTTCTAGCAGATGGAACGGTCCTCCACACAGCAGGGAAGGGCCGTCGTCCAAG AAAGACATCTGCTGGTTACAACCTAACTAGCCTTTTTGTGGGCTCGGAGGGAACTTTGGGTATTATTACCAAAGCCACGCTCCGGTTGTTCGGTATTCCTGAAAGTATGGTGTCGGCTGTCTGCTCCTTTCCATCCGTCCAATCAGCGGTGGACAGCACTGTTCAGATCCTGCAAGCTGGAGTGCCCATTGCCCGTATCG AGTTCTTGGACGACGTGATGATAAACGCATGCAATCACTTCAACAAACTGTCCTATGCGGTCACTCCCACCCTCTTCCTGGAGTTCCACGGTAGCTCCAAAAACATGGAAGAGCAAGTGTCCATCACTG AGGAGATCACGCGGGATAACGGAGGCTCAGAATTCGCCTGGGCAGAAGATGAGGAGACTCGTGGCCGGTTATGGAAAGCCCGTCATGATGCGGGGTATGCAGCCCTAGCCCTGAGGCCTGGATGTAAG GCATATTCTACGGATGTCTGTGTGCCAATCTCACGACTGCCTCAGATTATAGTGGAGACAAAGGAAGATCTAATCAGAAACAATATAACCG GTCACGTGGGCGATGGAAACTTCCATTGTTTAATAGTACTGGATCCCAATGACCCAGACGAGGTGGCAAGGGTTCACTCCTTCACTGAGAGATTAGTCAG GAGAGCACTGGCGATGGATGGAACTTGTACTGGTGAACATGGGATCGGTCTAGGAAAGCGGGCCCTGCTCAGAGAAGAGGTCGGTCCATTGGCTATATCGGTCATGCAGGGCATCAAGGCCACCCTAGACCCCAAAAACCTCATGAATCCTGGAAAGGTATTATAA